tagaggctgtcacagtggaagaagaggaggaggtagaagctTTCAGAAtcaaaaaggaggaagaggaggctatcACATTGAAAGAAGAGGATGTTACCGTGAAATACGAGAAAGAGCCTTTAGGAGTGAAACACGAAGAAGGAATAGaggctgtcacagtggaagaggaggagatagaagctTTCAGAATGAAAAAGGAGGAAATCACATTGAAAGAAGAAGATGAGGATTTCAtagtgaaagaagagaaaggacCTTTTGGAGTGAAAGACGAAGAGGAGACTAGAGATCTGATTAACACTAGTGAGTACTATCTTAAAAACAGGAGCACCAACTCTGCAGTTGTTCAACTAATGTATGATTCTTAATAAGAGGCATTCTACTGACAGTGTTCAGCGTTTAATTAAACTGTGTGATTGGTGTCCCAGAGATTGTGCTTTCAAATGGTCACATCCATATTAAAGGAGAAATGTGAAATACCTCAATTTGTGGGTCacgaagcaacaaaaaaaaagtttatttaagCATTAACCAACACactctgtgtgacagacagacacgttGGCTGGATCAGAATACCCCAAAGGAAGGTTCCTTAGTGGCTAGATTATTAGAACCATAATCTACAGGTAAAGTAAGGAGAAATGCTGCATCTTTTTTGACTATTCGGATTCAGCCACTCACCATAAAGCCcaggaagggtagcctagtggttagaacgttggactcgtaaccggaaggttgcaaattcaaatcccctgacaaggtacaaatctgtcgttctgtccctgctaacccactgttcctaggccgtcattgaaaataagaatttgttatttaactgacttgcctagttaaataaaggtaaaataaaaaaatcccacaAGTTCATTGATGAATTCGCATGCAAAATTGGCATATATTCTCAGTCCCCCCAGGTGGATCATTCCATCAAACCTCATATATTCTCACTCCTAAAATCCCCCAGATGGATCATTCCATCAGACCTCATATATTTTCACTCCTAAAATCTCCCCAGGTGGGCCATTCTATCAAACCTCATTGTACATATTTGTTAATATGGTCCTCCTGACTACCAAATAAGATTGAGGTCAGAGAAGAGTTGATATCGCAAAATGTTGGCTGTGTTATCCGTGTTGGCCGTGTTATCCGTGTTGGCCGTGTTGGCTGTGTTATCCGTGTTGGCCGTGTTGGCTGTGTTATCCGTGTTGGCCGTGTTACCAGTGTTATCCGTGTTGGCCGTGTTGGCTGTGTTATCCGTGTTGGCCGTGTTACCAATGTTATCCGTGTTATCCGTGTTACCAATGTTATCCGTGTTATCCGTGTTATCCGTGTTATCCGTGTTACCAATGTTATCCGTGTTATCCGTGTTACCAATGTTATCCGTGTTGGCCGTGTTATCAGTGTTATCCGTGTTATCCGTGTTggctgtgttggctgtgttggccGTGTTGGCCGTGTTGGCTGTGTTGGCCGTGTTACCAATGTTATCCGTGTTGGCCGTGTTATCCGTGTTggctgtgttggctgtgttggccGTGTTATCCGTGTTATCCGTGTTATCCGTGTTGGCTGTGTTGGCTGTGTTATCCGTGTTggctgtgttggctgtgttggccGTGTTGGCCGTGTTggctgtgttggctgtgttggccGTGTTGGCCGTGTTGGCTAGCTCCTCcgaacagtgtcctgacgagagagcacatgttctatgccaggcaaaatcaCGCGTCATTAGcttattgttatggatgtatccaaataaatgtcacaagAAAACATCTTAAACAAACGCAGCTACTTTGTTGTCATTCTGTTTGACGTGACCGTGTTAGCCATAGTTGGCTCGCAAGCacgggataagaacgttgccagccggCAACGGAAACATTACAAATGAACGACTGCGTTGCATCCATAGATGGACAACTAAAAGAAGTGGTCTCCCGGCAACTTAAACGATTAACTTAACCGAACAAGCCGAATGAATGACCATTCGGCTTGTCTAGCAGCCATAGATTTGTGTCGGGATTATATCTCATGGAAGGATGAAACAAGGAACCAGAGTATTTAAGGATCAGATTTGACTCCTCAAAGTAAGTGCTGTAGTTTAGTTTGAACAAATACAAATGATCTTCCCACTGgtatctgttaccaggacaaccagcAGAGTTCTGTTAGTTGACAGGAAGATAGACTGGTGGATAGGGATGTTATGAATATCATAACACTGAAAAATGATTCTGCCAATGAACAGAGAGAAGCCAATTGACCACATAAAACCTTGATGAAAGTTAGATTTAGAGAGAAAGTTTCAAGATGATCCAATGTAAGGTGCATGTTTAACAAACATGATGGATGAAACAAGGGACTGTTATGGCCAGAGTATTTAGGTCTGCCCTCCCCTCAGGAGGGTGGCACAGTGTTACAACCTTGTAGAAGAGTCATTTCAGTCTCCCTGTGGATATATTTGTTTAATACAACTCTTAAATATAGAAGTTGTTCAGCTAATCTCTTGCATCCATCATAGCctgaaggaagggaggaagagttCCTCCTGCTGTTCCGAAAACCAAGCACCAGGGTCTTGAAGATGATGCATTTTATTGAGGGATCTTGTCTGGATTAAACCTTGTAGAAAGTGTTTTATCATGTAGAAGTTTCATTCAGGTCTTTCTGTTTAAGCAAATACTCTGTTTGTCTTTTtagcaggagagagaccagactctcACCCTGACCGTGGGAAGAGTCCAGACCCAGAGACGACCAAACCAGCAAGACCATACcactgttcccagtgtggaaagagatttATTCAGTCATCGCATTTGAAagaacatgagagaatacacacaggagaacagccatttcaatgttcccagtgtggaaagagttttacaaATGTAGGGAACCTGAAAACGCATGAGATGACACACACGGGAGAgaagcctttccactgctcccagtgtggaaaaagGTTTACCCAGTTAGGGAATTTGAAAACACATGAGATGACACACACAGGCGAGAAGCCTTATCACTGCTCCcattgtggaaagagttttagacACTCAGGGCATCTTAAAGTGCAtgaaagaacacacactggagagaagccttatcactgctcccagtgtggaaagggtTTTGGACACTCATGGCATCTTAAAGTGCAtgaaagaacacacactggagagaagccgtatcaatgctcccagtgtggaaagggtTTTGGACACTCAGGGCATCTAAAAGTGCAtgaaagaacacacactggagagaagccataTCAATGCTCTCACTGTGGAAAGAGATTTATCCAGTCATTGCACCTGAAAGAGCATAAGagaaaacacacaggagagaagcctttccaatgttctcagtgtggaaagagttttatcCAGTCATCGCATCTGAAAGAGCATAAGaggatacacacaggagagaagcctttccaaTGCTCTGAGTGTGGAAAGACTTTTAGCCAGATAGGGCAGCTGAAATATCATGAAAGAAAacatacaggggagaagcctcatcactgttcccagtgtggaaagggtTTCAGATACTCAGGGCATCTAAAAGTGCAtgaaagaacacacactggagagaagccttatcaatgctcccagtgtggaaaggatTTTAGACACTCAGGGCATCTTAAAGATCATGagaaaatacacacaggagaacaaCCATTCCAATGCTCtctgtgtggaaagagttttacccatTTAGGGAACCTGAAAATGCATGAgatgacacacacaggagagaagccttttcACTGCTCCCACTGTGTAAAAAGTTTTACCCAGTTAGGGAACTTGAAAACGCATGAgatgacacacacaggagagaagcctttccactgctccaagtGTGAAAAGGGTTTTAGAACCTCTGGGAACCTGAAAACGCATGAAAtgtcacacacaggagagaagcctttccaatgctcccaatgtggaaagagttttacccagtTAGCGAGCCTGAAAAGGCatgaaggaacacacacaggatagaatCCTTTCCAGTGTTCTCAGTGTGGAAAGACATTTTCCCAGTCAGAAAGACCTGAAAATCACACTAGAGAAGAGAGACACTGTTGTGGGTGGCAGAATTTGGGGTGAGCTGTTGTAACTTCTCCAGGTTGATGCTCTGTTCTGTGATGAACTGCATTTCATAAATGACTATGCCTATTACCTGTctgcaccctaacacattgttgcCATTGTCGTCTGTAACTGTTGCATTTAATTAAGTACTATTATCACCTTTCTCTATATGAGGGGACATGCAACTATCTGCATTTTTTTGGTGAGTTCTTCCCTGACTATGATCAGCGAGACAGATCTCACTTGCTTGTATTTAAGATGTACTATTATCACACCTTAAATAGTCTCTGATCTTTGGGATTGAGTGTGTTCtgacttttaaaaaaaattgcaATGGGTTTCATTGGTTTATGGCCAcatgaaatcaaattgtatgaAACTCAAAAAACAGGCCTACTTTGTTAGCCGGACCTTTACGTCTCCaagcaacaaaaaataaaaacagaacatatttaaaatgtatttgactTTGATTCATTTAGTCACTGTATCTTATTTAGTTAATTTGTGTAGAAGTTATCAAGCTAAACATGTATGAAAATGTGACGACGTTGTTATGACAACAGTTGACAACAGTTGTTGActgggaaacccagacgcgagctgcccagtgacgcgagcttACCAGACAggctaaatgcctttttatgctcgcttcgaggcaagcaacactgaagcatgcacgagagcaccagctgttctggatgactgagTGATAAccctctcggtagccgatgtgagcaagacctgtaaacaggtcaacattcacaaagccacggggccagacgaattacaaggacgtgtactcaaagcatatGCGGACCAactt
This region of Oncorhynchus tshawytscha isolate Ot180627B unplaced genomic scaffold, Otsh_v2.0 Un_contig_3600_pilon_pilon, whole genome shotgun sequence genomic DNA includes:
- the LOC121843507 gene encoding gastrula zinc finger protein XlCGF57.1-like; translated protein: MSSLSYSLPAKEEEVYWTEKEDLNIVVKEDEEVKDEKEPFGVKEEEGIEAVTVEEEEEVEAFRIKKEEEEAITLKEEDVTVKYEKEPLGVKHEEGIEAVTVEEEEIEAFRMKKEEITLKEEDEDFIVKEEKGPFGVKDEEETRDLINTTGERPDSHPDRGKSPDPETTKPARPYHCSQCGKRFIQSSHLKEHERIHTGEQPFQCSQCGKSFTNVGNLKTHEMTHTGEKPFHCSQCGKRFTQLGNLKTHEMTHTGEKPYHCSHCGKSFRHSGHLKVHERTHTGEKPYHCSQCGKGFGHSWHLKVHERTHTGEKPYQCSQCGKGFGHSGHLKVHERTHTGEKPYQCSHCGKRFIQSLHLKEHKRKHTGEKPFQCSQCGKSFIQSSHLKEHKRIHTGEKPFQCSECGKTFSQIGQLKYHERKHTGEKPHHCSQCGKGFRYSGHLKVHERTHTGEKPYQCSQCGKDFRHSGHLKDHEKIHTGEQPFQCSLCGKSFTHLGNLKMHEMTHTGEKPFHCSHCVKSFTQLGNLKTHEMTHTGEKPFHCSKCEKGFRTSGNLKTHEMSHTGEKPFQCSQCGKSFTQLASLKRHEGTHTG